A genomic segment from Zerene cesonia ecotype Mississippi chromosome 7, Zerene_cesonia_1.1, whole genome shotgun sequence encodes:
- the LOC119840722 gene encoding facilitated trehalose transporter Tret1-2 homolog isoform X1, which produces MSKVKMAWQREDDKSCYINEGFVLSEKNVWIPGKRAEGNNGAMAEVGVSQAVLVEPSGGGGRKLPQYIAALSATLGALAAGSMLGWSSPVILKITQDNSTDYDFSVSESQGDWVSSLINLGAAAVCFPIGLIMDILGRKKTMLFLTLPFTLGWLLITFATNVGMLMAGRFITGIAGGAFCVTAPAYTSEIAQDSIRGTLGSYFQLMITVGILFAYAVGSYTSVFVFNILCTLIPIVFAVIFFFMPESPNFLVVKGKHDEAREALIRLRGRNYDVDSELNNLQTKAEDAKNNPVSFLSAITKKTALKAVLICYALMLFQQLSGINAVIFNTSKIFTSAGAAIEPAIATIIIGVIQVLATFVSSLVVDKLGRRILLLFSALVMCICSTALGVYFFLQDTHGSNSSIVEAISWLPLLSLSLFIIAFSLGFGPIPWMMAGELCLIDIKAFVGSTAGTFNWLLSFTVTSTFNSLNNAIGSGQVFWLFAGIMVIGFIFIFFVVPETKGKSVDEIQVMLGAEPLTMSADEKK; this is translated from the exons atgagtaAAGTAAAAATGGCTTGGCAGCGAGAGGACGATAAGAgttgttatattaatgaagGATTTGTTTTGTCGGAGAAGAATGTTTGGATACCAGGAAAG AGGGCAGAGGGCAACAACGGTGCAATGGCTGAAGTTGGAGTGTCTCAAGCTGTATTGGTGGAGCCAAGCGGCGGCGGTGGCCGCAAGCTCCCGCAATACATTGCTGCTTTATcag CCACGCTTGGTGCCTTGGCCGCCGGATCCATGCTGGGCTGGTCATCACCAGTCATCTTGAAGATCACCCAAGACAACAGCACCGACTACGATTTCAGTGTATCCGAATCCCAGGGCGATTGGGTCTCGTCACTGATCAATCTCGGCGCTGCAGCTGTGTGCTTTCCGATCGGACTCATCATGGACATTTTGGGGAGGAAGAAGACCATGCTGTTCCTCACATTGCCGTTCACGTTGGGCTGGTTGTTGATCACCTTCGCGACCAACGTCGGCATGCTCATGGCCGGGAGGTTCATCACCGGCATAGCTGGGGGGGCGTTCTGCGTCACAGCCCCGGCGTACACCAGTGAGATTGCCCAAGACTCCATTAGGGGCACGTTGGGCAGCTACTTCCAGTTGATGATCACAGTTGGTATATTGTTCGCGTACGCGGTCGGCAGTTATACTAGCGTGttcgtttttaatattctgtgtACGTTGATACCGATCGTGTTTGCTGTTATTTTCTTCTTCATGCCGGAGAGTCCAAATTTCTTGGTCGTCAAGGGCAAACACGATGAAGCGAGGGAGGCGTTGATCAGATTGCGCGGGAGGAATTACGATGTGGATAGTGAATTGAACAACTTGCAAACAAAGGCTGAAGATGCGAAAAATAATCCAGTCTCCTTCCTTTCGGCGATCACAAAGAAAACGGCGCTGAAAGCTGTTCTCATTTGCTACGCTCTTATGTTGTTCCAACAACTGTCTGGTATCAATGCGGTCATCTTCAACACATCGAAAATTTTCACGAGCGCCGGAGCGGCTATCGAGCCGGCCATTGCTACGATTATCATTGGTGTCATCCAAGTGTTGGCGACGTTCGTATCTAGTTTAGTCGTCGATAAATTGGGCAGGCGCATTCTTCTGTTATTCTCCGCTTTAGTAATGTGCATATGTTCAACAGCTCTTGGGGTATATTTCTTCTTACAAGACACCCACGGTTCCAACTCTTCAATAGTGGAGGCCATATCGTGGCTGCCTCTATTATCTCTGTCGCTTTTCATTATCGCGTTCTCACTCGGTTTTGGGCCCATCCCATGGATGATGGCCGGTGAGTTGTGTTTGATTGACATCAAAGCGTTCGTCGGTTCCACAGCAGGAACGTTCAACTGGCTGCTCAGTTTCACAGTCACTAGCACATTCAATTCTCTGAACAACGCTATTGGCTCCGGTCAAGTATTTTGGCTTTTCGCTGGCATCATGGTCATTGGCTTTATCTTCATCTTCTTCGTTGTGCCAGAAACGAAAGGCAAGAGTGTCGACGAAATACAAGTCATGTTGGGCGCGGAGCCTCTAACTATGTCTGCGGacgaaaagaaataa
- the LOC119840722 gene encoding facilitated trehalose transporter Tret1-like isoform X3: protein MVKDSVVLVSLKYFPAILDLLEDRAEGNNGAMAEVGVSQAVLVEPSGGGGRKLPQYIAALSATLGALAAGSMLGWSSPVILKITQDNSTDYDFSVSESQGDWVSSLINLGAAAVCFPIGLIMDILGRKKTMLFLTLPFTLGWLLITFATNVGMLMAGRFITGIAGGAFCVTAPAYTSEIAQDSIRGTLGSYFQLMITVGILFAYAVGSYTSVFVFNILCTLIPIVFAVIFFFMPESPNFLVVKGKHDEAREALIRLRGRNYDVDSELNNLQTKAEDAKNNPVSFLSAITKKTALKAVLICYALMLFQQLSGINAVIFNTSKIFTSAGAAIEPAIATIIIGVIQVLATFVSSLVVDKLGRRILLLFSALVMCICSTALGVYFFLQDTHGSNSSIVEAISWLPLLSLSLFIIAFSLGFGPIPWMMAGELCLIDIKAFVGSTAGTFNWLLSFTVTSTFNSLNNAIGSGQVFWLFAGIMVIGFIFIFFVVPETKGKSVDEIQVMLGAEPLTMSADEKK, encoded by the exons ATGGTGAAGGATAGTGTGGTGTTAGtgtctttgaaatattttccagCTATTTTGGATTTGTTAGAAGAT AGGGCAGAGGGCAACAACGGTGCAATGGCTGAAGTTGGAGTGTCTCAAGCTGTATTGGTGGAGCCAAGCGGCGGCGGTGGCCGCAAGCTCCCGCAATACATTGCTGCTTTATcag CCACGCTTGGTGCCTTGGCCGCCGGATCCATGCTGGGCTGGTCATCACCAGTCATCTTGAAGATCACCCAAGACAACAGCACCGACTACGATTTCAGTGTATCCGAATCCCAGGGCGATTGGGTCTCGTCACTGATCAATCTCGGCGCTGCAGCTGTGTGCTTTCCGATCGGACTCATCATGGACATTTTGGGGAGGAAGAAGACCATGCTGTTCCTCACATTGCCGTTCACGTTGGGCTGGTTGTTGATCACCTTCGCGACCAACGTCGGCATGCTCATGGCCGGGAGGTTCATCACCGGCATAGCTGGGGGGGCGTTCTGCGTCACAGCCCCGGCGTACACCAGTGAGATTGCCCAAGACTCCATTAGGGGCACGTTGGGCAGCTACTTCCAGTTGATGATCACAGTTGGTATATTGTTCGCGTACGCGGTCGGCAGTTATACTAGCGTGttcgtttttaatattctgtgtACGTTGATACCGATCGTGTTTGCTGTTATTTTCTTCTTCATGCCGGAGAGTCCAAATTTCTTGGTCGTCAAGGGCAAACACGATGAAGCGAGGGAGGCGTTGATCAGATTGCGCGGGAGGAATTACGATGTGGATAGTGAATTGAACAACTTGCAAACAAAGGCTGAAGATGCGAAAAATAATCCAGTCTCCTTCCTTTCGGCGATCACAAAGAAAACGGCGCTGAAAGCTGTTCTCATTTGCTACGCTCTTATGTTGTTCCAACAACTGTCTGGTATCAATGCGGTCATCTTCAACACATCGAAAATTTTCACGAGCGCCGGAGCGGCTATCGAGCCGGCCATTGCTACGATTATCATTGGTGTCATCCAAGTGTTGGCGACGTTCGTATCTAGTTTAGTCGTCGATAAATTGGGCAGGCGCATTCTTCTGTTATTCTCCGCTTTAGTAATGTGCATATGTTCAACAGCTCTTGGGGTATATTTCTTCTTACAAGACACCCACGGTTCCAACTCTTCAATAGTGGAGGCCATATCGTGGCTGCCTCTATTATCTCTGTCGCTTTTCATTATCGCGTTCTCACTCGGTTTTGGGCCCATCCCATGGATGATGGCCGGTGAGTTGTGTTTGATTGACATCAAAGCGTTCGTCGGTTCCACAGCAGGAACGTTCAACTGGCTGCTCAGTTTCACAGTCACTAGCACATTCAATTCTCTGAACAACGCTATTGGCTCCGGTCAAGTATTTTGGCTTTTCGCTGGCATCATGGTCATTGGCTTTATCTTCATCTTCTTCGTTGTGCCAGAAACGAAAGGCAAGAGTGTCGACGAAATACAAGTCATGTTGGGCGCGGAGCCTCTAACTATGTCTGCGGacgaaaagaaataa
- the LOC119840722 gene encoding facilitated trehalose transporter Tret1-2 homolog isoform X2 encodes MWANLGRRDDQEDSETEPLLPAIPVPNYNERAEGNNGAMAEVGVSQAVLVEPSGGGGRKLPQYIAALSATLGALAAGSMLGWSSPVILKITQDNSTDYDFSVSESQGDWVSSLINLGAAAVCFPIGLIMDILGRKKTMLFLTLPFTLGWLLITFATNVGMLMAGRFITGIAGGAFCVTAPAYTSEIAQDSIRGTLGSYFQLMITVGILFAYAVGSYTSVFVFNILCTLIPIVFAVIFFFMPESPNFLVVKGKHDEAREALIRLRGRNYDVDSELNNLQTKAEDAKNNPVSFLSAITKKTALKAVLICYALMLFQQLSGINAVIFNTSKIFTSAGAAIEPAIATIIIGVIQVLATFVSSLVVDKLGRRILLLFSALVMCICSTALGVYFFLQDTHGSNSSIVEAISWLPLLSLSLFIIAFSLGFGPIPWMMAGELCLIDIKAFVGSTAGTFNWLLSFTVTSTFNSLNNAIGSGQVFWLFAGIMVIGFIFIFFVVPETKGKSVDEIQVMLGAEPLTMSADEKK; translated from the exons ATGTGGGCTAATTTGGGTCGTCGAGACGATCAGGAAGACTCTGAAACAGAACCGTTGCTTCCCGCTATTCCCGTACCTAATTATAATgag AGGGCAGAGGGCAACAACGGTGCAATGGCTGAAGTTGGAGTGTCTCAAGCTGTATTGGTGGAGCCAAGCGGCGGCGGTGGCCGCAAGCTCCCGCAATACATTGCTGCTTTATcag CCACGCTTGGTGCCTTGGCCGCCGGATCCATGCTGGGCTGGTCATCACCAGTCATCTTGAAGATCACCCAAGACAACAGCACCGACTACGATTTCAGTGTATCCGAATCCCAGGGCGATTGGGTCTCGTCACTGATCAATCTCGGCGCTGCAGCTGTGTGCTTTCCGATCGGACTCATCATGGACATTTTGGGGAGGAAGAAGACCATGCTGTTCCTCACATTGCCGTTCACGTTGGGCTGGTTGTTGATCACCTTCGCGACCAACGTCGGCATGCTCATGGCCGGGAGGTTCATCACCGGCATAGCTGGGGGGGCGTTCTGCGTCACAGCCCCGGCGTACACCAGTGAGATTGCCCAAGACTCCATTAGGGGCACGTTGGGCAGCTACTTCCAGTTGATGATCACAGTTGGTATATTGTTCGCGTACGCGGTCGGCAGTTATACTAGCGTGttcgtttttaatattctgtgtACGTTGATACCGATCGTGTTTGCTGTTATTTTCTTCTTCATGCCGGAGAGTCCAAATTTCTTGGTCGTCAAGGGCAAACACGATGAAGCGAGGGAGGCGTTGATCAGATTGCGCGGGAGGAATTACGATGTGGATAGTGAATTGAACAACTTGCAAACAAAGGCTGAAGATGCGAAAAATAATCCAGTCTCCTTCCTTTCGGCGATCACAAAGAAAACGGCGCTGAAAGCTGTTCTCATTTGCTACGCTCTTATGTTGTTCCAACAACTGTCTGGTATCAATGCGGTCATCTTCAACACATCGAAAATTTTCACGAGCGCCGGAGCGGCTATCGAGCCGGCCATTGCTACGATTATCATTGGTGTCATCCAAGTGTTGGCGACGTTCGTATCTAGTTTAGTCGTCGATAAATTGGGCAGGCGCATTCTTCTGTTATTCTCCGCTTTAGTAATGTGCATATGTTCAACAGCTCTTGGGGTATATTTCTTCTTACAAGACACCCACGGTTCCAACTCTTCAATAGTGGAGGCCATATCGTGGCTGCCTCTATTATCTCTGTCGCTTTTCATTATCGCGTTCTCACTCGGTTTTGGGCCCATCCCATGGATGATGGCCGGTGAGTTGTGTTTGATTGACATCAAAGCGTTCGTCGGTTCCACAGCAGGAACGTTCAACTGGCTGCTCAGTTTCACAGTCACTAGCACATTCAATTCTCTGAACAACGCTATTGGCTCCGGTCAAGTATTTTGGCTTTTCGCTGGCATCATGGTCATTGGCTTTATCTTCATCTTCTTCGTTGTGCCAGAAACGAAAGGCAAGAGTGTCGACGAAATACAAGTCATGTTGGGCGCGGAGCCTCTAACTATGTCTGCGGacgaaaagaaataa
- the LOC119840722 gene encoding facilitated trehalose transporter Tret1-like isoform X4: MSEKTKIETAEMMVLLDKKRAEGNNGAMAEVGVSQAVLVEPSGGGGRKLPQYIAALSATLGALAAGSMLGWSSPVILKITQDNSTDYDFSVSESQGDWVSSLINLGAAAVCFPIGLIMDILGRKKTMLFLTLPFTLGWLLITFATNVGMLMAGRFITGIAGGAFCVTAPAYTSEIAQDSIRGTLGSYFQLMITVGILFAYAVGSYTSVFVFNILCTLIPIVFAVIFFFMPESPNFLVVKGKHDEAREALIRLRGRNYDVDSELNNLQTKAEDAKNNPVSFLSAITKKTALKAVLICYALMLFQQLSGINAVIFNTSKIFTSAGAAIEPAIATIIIGVIQVLATFVSSLVVDKLGRRILLLFSALVMCICSTALGVYFFLQDTHGSNSSIVEAISWLPLLSLSLFIIAFSLGFGPIPWMMAGELCLIDIKAFVGSTAGTFNWLLSFTVTSTFNSLNNAIGSGQVFWLFAGIMVIGFIFIFFVVPETKGKSVDEIQVMLGAEPLTMSADEKK; the protein is encoded by the exons AGGGCAGAGGGCAACAACGGTGCAATGGCTGAAGTTGGAGTGTCTCAAGCTGTATTGGTGGAGCCAAGCGGCGGCGGTGGCCGCAAGCTCCCGCAATACATTGCTGCTTTATcag CCACGCTTGGTGCCTTGGCCGCCGGATCCATGCTGGGCTGGTCATCACCAGTCATCTTGAAGATCACCCAAGACAACAGCACCGACTACGATTTCAGTGTATCCGAATCCCAGGGCGATTGGGTCTCGTCACTGATCAATCTCGGCGCTGCAGCTGTGTGCTTTCCGATCGGACTCATCATGGACATTTTGGGGAGGAAGAAGACCATGCTGTTCCTCACATTGCCGTTCACGTTGGGCTGGTTGTTGATCACCTTCGCGACCAACGTCGGCATGCTCATGGCCGGGAGGTTCATCACCGGCATAGCTGGGGGGGCGTTCTGCGTCACAGCCCCGGCGTACACCAGTGAGATTGCCCAAGACTCCATTAGGGGCACGTTGGGCAGCTACTTCCAGTTGATGATCACAGTTGGTATATTGTTCGCGTACGCGGTCGGCAGTTATACTAGCGTGttcgtttttaatattctgtgtACGTTGATACCGATCGTGTTTGCTGTTATTTTCTTCTTCATGCCGGAGAGTCCAAATTTCTTGGTCGTCAAGGGCAAACACGATGAAGCGAGGGAGGCGTTGATCAGATTGCGCGGGAGGAATTACGATGTGGATAGTGAATTGAACAACTTGCAAACAAAGGCTGAAGATGCGAAAAATAATCCAGTCTCCTTCCTTTCGGCGATCACAAAGAAAACGGCGCTGAAAGCTGTTCTCATTTGCTACGCTCTTATGTTGTTCCAACAACTGTCTGGTATCAATGCGGTCATCTTCAACACATCGAAAATTTTCACGAGCGCCGGAGCGGCTATCGAGCCGGCCATTGCTACGATTATCATTGGTGTCATCCAAGTGTTGGCGACGTTCGTATCTAGTTTAGTCGTCGATAAATTGGGCAGGCGCATTCTTCTGTTATTCTCCGCTTTAGTAATGTGCATATGTTCAACAGCTCTTGGGGTATATTTCTTCTTACAAGACACCCACGGTTCCAACTCTTCAATAGTGGAGGCCATATCGTGGCTGCCTCTATTATCTCTGTCGCTTTTCATTATCGCGTTCTCACTCGGTTTTGGGCCCATCCCATGGATGATGGCCGGTGAGTTGTGTTTGATTGACATCAAAGCGTTCGTCGGTTCCACAGCAGGAACGTTCAACTGGCTGCTCAGTTTCACAGTCACTAGCACATTCAATTCTCTGAACAACGCTATTGGCTCCGGTCAAGTATTTTGGCTTTTCGCTGGCATCATGGTCATTGGCTTTATCTTCATCTTCTTCGTTGTGCCAGAAACGAAAGGCAAGAGTGTCGACGAAATACAAGTCATGTTGGGCGCGGAGCCTCTAACTATGTCTGCGGacgaaaagaaataa
- the LOC119840722 gene encoding facilitated trehalose transporter Tret1-like isoform X5: MAEVGVSQAVLVEPSGGGGRKLPQYIAALSATLGALAAGSMLGWSSPVILKITQDNSTDYDFSVSESQGDWVSSLINLGAAAVCFPIGLIMDILGRKKTMLFLTLPFTLGWLLITFATNVGMLMAGRFITGIAGGAFCVTAPAYTSEIAQDSIRGTLGSYFQLMITVGILFAYAVGSYTSVFVFNILCTLIPIVFAVIFFFMPESPNFLVVKGKHDEAREALIRLRGRNYDVDSELNNLQTKAEDAKNNPVSFLSAITKKTALKAVLICYALMLFQQLSGINAVIFNTSKIFTSAGAAIEPAIATIIIGVIQVLATFVSSLVVDKLGRRILLLFSALVMCICSTALGVYFFLQDTHGSNSSIVEAISWLPLLSLSLFIIAFSLGFGPIPWMMAGELCLIDIKAFVGSTAGTFNWLLSFTVTSTFNSLNNAIGSGQVFWLFAGIMVIGFIFIFFVVPETKGKSVDEIQVMLGAEPLTMSADEKK; the protein is encoded by the exons ATGGCTGAAGTTGGAGTGTCTCAAGCTGTATTGGTGGAGCCAAGCGGCGGCGGTGGCCGCAAGCTCCCGCAATACATTGCTGCTTTATcag CCACGCTTGGTGCCTTGGCCGCCGGATCCATGCTGGGCTGGTCATCACCAGTCATCTTGAAGATCACCCAAGACAACAGCACCGACTACGATTTCAGTGTATCCGAATCCCAGGGCGATTGGGTCTCGTCACTGATCAATCTCGGCGCTGCAGCTGTGTGCTTTCCGATCGGACTCATCATGGACATTTTGGGGAGGAAGAAGACCATGCTGTTCCTCACATTGCCGTTCACGTTGGGCTGGTTGTTGATCACCTTCGCGACCAACGTCGGCATGCTCATGGCCGGGAGGTTCATCACCGGCATAGCTGGGGGGGCGTTCTGCGTCACAGCCCCGGCGTACACCAGTGAGATTGCCCAAGACTCCATTAGGGGCACGTTGGGCAGCTACTTCCAGTTGATGATCACAGTTGGTATATTGTTCGCGTACGCGGTCGGCAGTTATACTAGCGTGttcgtttttaatattctgtgtACGTTGATACCGATCGTGTTTGCTGTTATTTTCTTCTTCATGCCGGAGAGTCCAAATTTCTTGGTCGTCAAGGGCAAACACGATGAAGCGAGGGAGGCGTTGATCAGATTGCGCGGGAGGAATTACGATGTGGATAGTGAATTGAACAACTTGCAAACAAAGGCTGAAGATGCGAAAAATAATCCAGTCTCCTTCCTTTCGGCGATCACAAAGAAAACGGCGCTGAAAGCTGTTCTCATTTGCTACGCTCTTATGTTGTTCCAACAACTGTCTGGTATCAATGCGGTCATCTTCAACACATCGAAAATTTTCACGAGCGCCGGAGCGGCTATCGAGCCGGCCATTGCTACGATTATCATTGGTGTCATCCAAGTGTTGGCGACGTTCGTATCTAGTTTAGTCGTCGATAAATTGGGCAGGCGCATTCTTCTGTTATTCTCCGCTTTAGTAATGTGCATATGTTCAACAGCTCTTGGGGTATATTTCTTCTTACAAGACACCCACGGTTCCAACTCTTCAATAGTGGAGGCCATATCGTGGCTGCCTCTATTATCTCTGTCGCTTTTCATTATCGCGTTCTCACTCGGTTTTGGGCCCATCCCATGGATGATGGCCGGTGAGTTGTGTTTGATTGACATCAAAGCGTTCGTCGGTTCCACAGCAGGAACGTTCAACTGGCTGCTCAGTTTCACAGTCACTAGCACATTCAATTCTCTGAACAACGCTATTGGCTCCGGTCAAGTATTTTGGCTTTTCGCTGGCATCATGGTCATTGGCTTTATCTTCATCTTCTTCGTTGTGCCAGAAACGAAAGGCAAGAGTGTCGACGAAATACAAGTCATGTTGGGCGCGGAGCCTCTAACTATGTCTGCGGacgaaaagaaataa
- the LOC119840787 gene encoding mucolipin-3-like has protein sequence METIVSTEENTSSDLEEEFKIPRPTTNIRSNNEDIAARSVSTSAQIHELEEKMRRKLQFFFMNPIEKWRAKRKFPYKFVVQVIKIVLVTLQLCLFAHNRYNHVNYTWDNRISFSHLFLLGWDSTREINAYPPGAGPLAVYKLDEFYDTLDYAFNGYANLSNAIGPYSYDNEDNNMTDPVFCVYNYKKGIINGFNESYEFNSEIVSNCVNFTRPVGELFTSKKHIEAAGMSINFAALVRAELMFSIKTINFRAAGPITPPDCYRFDVAIVFDNVDHDGQMSLTLEAEPFKLICKGDQAYITDNQIDQILRSILNIFVILICSASLLLCSRAIYRAQLLKELTVQFFLRTYNKQLSLDGRLEFLNIWYIMIIVNDILIIMGSAIKEQIERNQFTNDQWNVCSLFLGTGNLLVWFGVLRYLGFFKTYNVVILTLKKAAPKIFRFSCCALLLYAGFMFCGWLILGPYHMKFRSLATTSECLFSLINGDDMFATFSIMSKKSPMLWWFSRVYLYSFISLYIYVVLSLFISVIMDAYDTIKQYYKEGFPKSDLQQFIGEASIEEVSSGLYRTHSSSSLNAFMNSLFCCNVYRSAYSKIGGNSTLNIL, from the coding sequence ATGGAGACTATAGTTTCTACGGAGGAGAATACGTCTTCAGACTTGGAagaagaatttaaaattccaAGGCCAACTACAAATATCCGTAGCAACAATGAAGATATAGCTGCACGGTCTGTTTCGACATCCGCACAAATTCACGAGCTAGAAGAAAAAATGAGGCGtaaattgcaatttttctTCATGAATCCCATAGAGAAATGGCGAGCGAAGCGTAAATTCCCTTACAAATTCGTCGtgcaagtaattaaaatagttttggtAACGCTccaattatgtttgtttgcacATAACAGGTACAATCACGTCAATTATACTTGGGATAACCGTATCAGTTTCTCACACCTATTTTTACTTGGATGGGATTCAACTCGCGAAATTAATGCTTATCCTCCCGGAGCAGGGCCACTAGCTGTGTACAAATTAGATGAATTCTATGATACATTGGACTATGCATTCAACGGCTATGCTAATTTATCCAATGCCATTGGCCCTTATTCATATGATAATGAAGATAACAACATGACTGACCCTGTCTTCTgtgtatacaattataaaaaaggcaTTATCAATGGATTCAATGAAAGTTACGAGTTCAATTCGGAAATTGTTTCtaattgtgtaaattttaCCAGACCTGTGGGGGAGTTATTTACatcaaaaaaacatatagaaGCAGCTGGAATGAGCATTAACTTTGCAGCACTAGTTCGAGCGGAACTgatgttttctataaaaacaataaattttcgtgCTGCAGGACCCATCACGCCACCAGATTGCTATCGGTTTGATGTAGCAATTGTCTTTGACAATGTGGATCACGATGGGCAAATGTCATTGACTCTAGAGGCTGAACCGTTTAAGCTGATATGTAAGGGAGATCAAGCTTACATCACAGATAACCAAATTGACCAGATACTAAGAAgtattttgaacatttttgtaatactCATTTGTAGTGCATCACTTCTTCTATGCAGTCGGGCCATTTACAGAGCGCAACTTTTGAAAGAACTAACTGTACAATTCTTTTTACGAACATACAATAAGCAGTTAAGTTTAGATGGTCGGTTGGAGTTTCTCAATATATGGTACATTATGATTATTGTTAATGACATTCTTATAATCATGGGCTCAGCGATAAAGGAGCAAATAGAAAGAAACCAGTTCACCAACGATCAATGGAATGTTTGCTCGCTCTTCTTAGGGACTGGTAATTTACTGGTTTGGTTTGGAGTGTTGAGATATTTAGGTTTCTTCAAAACATACAATGTGGTCATACTAACTCTCAAAAAGGCCGCTCCAAAAATATTCAGATTTTCTTGTTGCGCTCTACTGTTGTATGCTGGATTTATGTTCTGTGGCTGGTTAATATTGGGACCATATCACATGAAATTTAGATCACTAGCAACAACGTCggaatgtttattttcgtTAATAAATGGTGATGACATGTTTGCTACATTCTCCATCATGTCGAAGAAATCACCAATGTTATGGTGGTTCAGCCGTGTATATTTGTATTCGTTCATAAGTTTGTACATATATGTTGTActcagtttatttatatctgttATCATGGATGCGTATGACACAATAAAGCAATATTACAAAGAGGGATTCCCGAAGAGCGACTTGCAGCAATTTATAGGCGAAGCTAGTATTGAAGAGGTATCGTCTGGTCTTTATAGGACTCACAGTTCATCGTCCTTAAATGCTTTCATGAACTCATTGTTTTGTTGTAATGTGTACAGAAGTGCGTACTCGAAAATAGGTGGCAACTCAAcccttaatatattatag